The following coding sequences lie in one Zingiber officinale cultivar Zhangliang chromosome 2B, Zo_v1.1, whole genome shotgun sequence genomic window:
- the LOC122046446 gene encoding protein STICHEL-like 2, with protein sequence MTEASRHSVDIPLSKTLVALKRVRSLRDPSTNSLSKFTAVIENLNLVANSSNAARSEKNNNKHKSIKTKNCCLGDENDDIISISGSNFSSTIPFPEKPYAVKIRGSKSPMVKLTQKKYRNHARKTLDRRRVQHSITHVEEEVNSYRERVFDLADRNTTTVKKSLYKNLGKQPSLVSLAGSPCLSANEAHTTRSRQCTIGSATVGSQSKSNDVIDSHFSGCGISYCWSGTPKYTGRNFYSDDEEQEMPLLSAEQTDTVCMNITSYPQNPRSLSQKYRPKSFSELVGQNVVSESLLHAITKRKIAPLYLFHGPQGNGKSSTARIFAAALNCVSEDEDRPCGFCQECVFLFSGRSRNVKELDASKINHKERFKSLFKSACTSRYEVFIIDECQSLREEAWAAISKCLDEKLGHALCILISSDIDAWPRSYLSKCQRYYFPKIKEADIVYRLEKISIEEELQFDMDALGFIATKSNGSLRDAETLLDQLALLGKRITLSLVNELIGVVSDDELLSLLDLALSSDTANTVRRARDLMMTRIDPLQLVSQLANVIMDILAGRCGFSEIGRSFTQRHSGALKVLSDTEKQLRSSKNQATWLTVALLQLSTLESSPFTEVNSSRPSLEMPYLRDDAKLSTTNAWDGKNSVCYSLNQNKPVCSDRNCSGKKFESIWRQVTQRCQSNSFKIFLQQEGCLSAVYVHQGVTVAEIEFYNPEHVSRAAKSQELIACALQHVLGRNLEVRIKFVPKSIRKVAKTNKSTFSLLNCSGRKKELSLSTISDEGEIDTSEMIENSSKIYSSHHSRKFSPFASQSAGDQLANGVEMKEMISPTTDDNAHYAESEAAADGQGKVQKDAKVEADPSGKLGEMSEYVRVPKPEIQPNCFPRRLKFQRRFFSSNTAPTICLRIPQQNRSELSIPDNEASETYFCMYDPYTQNSSSASHFTCSSREENIASKDSKVRPKLFCWKMPKPQAFD encoded by the exons ATGACTGAGGCTTCGCGGCATTCGGTTGACATTCCTCTTTCTAAAACTCTAGTGGCCCTAAAGAGAGTAAGGTCCCTGCGGGATCCGTCGACCAACTCCCTGAGCAAATTCACTGCAGTAATAGAAAACTTGAACCTGGTGGCCAATTCTTCAAATGCTGCTCGTTCGGAGAAGAATAACAATAAACACAAGTCTATTAAGACGAAGAATTGTTGTTTGGGAGATGAAAATGATGATATTATTAGCATCTCTGGTTCAAACTTTAGCTCTACTATACCTTTTCCTGAAAAACCATATGCAGTGAAAATTCGAGGATCCAAATCACCGATGGTCAAATTGACTCAAAAGAAATACAGAAATCATGCACGTAAGACATTGGATCGGAGAAGAGTTCAGCATTCCATAACCCATgtagaagaggaagtgaattccTATAGAGAGCGAGTATTTGACTTGGCTGACAGGAATACTACAACAGTGAAGAAATCTCTTTATAAAAATTTGGGGAAACAACCTTCTCTGGTGAGTTTGGCTGGAAGTCCATGTCTGTCAGCAAATGAAGCTCATACTACTCGTTCAAGACAATGCACCATAGGCAGTGCAACTGTGGGATCGCAGTCCAAATCCAACGATGTCATTGATTCACATTTTAGTGGATGCGGAATTAGCTACTGTTGGTCAGGAACACCAAAGTACACGGGTCGGAATTTTTATTCGGATGATGAAGAACAGGAAATGCCTTTGCTATCTGCTGAGCAGACTGATACAGTTTGTATGAATATTACATCATACCCACAAAATCCAAGAAGTCTAAGCCAGAAATATAGGCCGAAGTCCTTCAGTGAGTTGGTTGGACAGAATGTAGTATCGGAGTCTCTTTTGCATGCCATTACCAAAAGAAAGATTGCTCCACTGTATCTTTTTCATGGTCCTCAGGGTAATGGTAAGTCATCAACTGCAAGGATTTTCGCAGCTGCTTTGAATTGTGTATCTGAGGATGAAGATAGGCCATGTGGGTTTTGCCAAGAATGTGTATTCCTATTCTCTGGAAGAAGTAGAAATGTCAAAGAGCTTGATGCTTCTAAAATAAATCACAAAGAGAGGTTTAAGTCCCTTTTCAAGAGTGCATGTACATCTCGTTATGAGGTTTTCATAATAGATGAGTGCCAATCCTTGAGAGAGGAAGCATGGGCAGCAATTTCTAAATGCCTTGATGAGAAACTTGGACATGCACTATGTATTTTGATTTCTTCCGACATTGATGCATGGCCTCGCAGTTACCTATCAAAGTGTCAAAGATACTATTTCCCAAAGATAAAGGAAGCTGATATAGTTTACAGATTGGAAAAAATAAGCATAGAAGAGGAATTGCAATTTGACATGGATGCTTTAGGCTTCATCGCTACAAAATCAAATGGCTCTCTTCGAGATGCAGAAACATTGCTCGATCAGCTTGCATTACTTGGAAAGAGAATAACTTTATCTTTGGTGAATGAGCTT ATAGGAGTTGTTTCTGATGATGAGTTGCTCAGTTTGCTTGATTTGGCTTTATCTTCTGACACTGCTAATACAGTTAGAAGAGCTAGGGACCTCATGATGACAAGGATTGACCCTTTGCAGTTAGTATCACAACTTGCTAATGTTATTATGGACATTCTTGCTGGAAGATGTGGATTTTCTGAAATAGGTAGAAGCTTTACACAGAGACATTCTG GCGCCTTAAAAGTTCTTTCTGACACCGAGAAGCAGTTGAGGTCATCAAAGAATCAAGCGACATGGCTCACTGTTGCCCTTTTACAGTTAAGCACGTTAGAATCTTCTCCTTTTACCGAAGTCAACAGCTCCCGTCCTTCCTTAGAAATGCCTTATTTGAGAG ATGATGCTAAATTAAGCACGACCAATGCGTGGGATGGTAAGAACTCCGTATGCTATTCTCTTAACCAGAACAAACCAGTATGTTCAGATAGAAACTGCAGCGGGAAAAAATTTGAAAGCATCTGGAGACAAGTCACACAAAGATGTCAGTCaaactcttttaaaatctttctacAACAAGAAGGATGTTTGTCAGCAGTGTATGTTCATCAAG GTGTTACTGTGGCTGAGATAGAATTTTATAATCCTGAACATGTATCCAGGGCAGCGAAGTCGCAAGAATTAATAGCATGTGCACTTCAGCATGTACTGGGTCGCAATCTTGAGGTCAGAATCAAATTTGTCCCAAAATCAATAAGAAAGGTggctaaaacaaataaatcaacaTTTAGTTTGTTAAACTGTTCTGGGAGAAAGAAAGAATTATCACTTTCGACAATAAGTGACGAGGGTGAGATTGACACATCTGAAATGATAGAAAATTCTTCCAAGATTTATTCATCTCATCACTCTCGGAAATTTTCACCTTTCGCTTCACAATCTGCTGGTGATCAACTAGCAAATGGTGTTGAGATGAAAGAAATGATCAGCCCAACGACAGATGATAATGCTCATTATGCTGAATCAGAAGCTGCAGCAGATGGGCAGGGCAAAGTGCAAAAAGATGCAAAAGTTGAAGCAGATCCCTCAGGAAAATTAGGTGAAATGAGTGAATATGTCAGAGTCCCAAAACCAGAAATTCAACCTAATTGCTTCCCTAGAAGACTAAAGTTCCAAAGGAGGTTCTTCTCATCTAATACTGCTCCTACAATCTGCTTGAGGATACCACAGCAAAACAGATCGGAACTAAGTATCCCTGATAATGAAGCATCTGAAACATACTTTTGCATGTATGATCCTTATACTCAAAATTCCAGCTCAGCTTCCCATTTCACCTGCAGTTCCCGAGAAGAGAACAT AGCTTCCAAGGACTCGAAAGTCAGGCCAAAACTCTTCTGCTGGAAAATGCCCAAGCCCCAGGCCTTTGACTGA